From Alloacidobacterium dinghuense:
GATCGACGGCTTGTTGACGGATCTCCGGAATGGCGATGGATTCAAGCAGGTCACCGAGACGCCCGGGCCCGAGATTAAAGATGGTCTCCGAAGCTTGCCCACTCGCATCGATGAGGGCTCCATTTTCTGCGCAATGAAATCCCGCACCCAGAGGGCCGGGAATCACGAGGCCTTTCTCAAACAGATTGTGGAGCAGAGTCGAGGAAGTACGGCGATAGTTCATGCTCGGCCCAGTGCAGTTGATTACTCGATCGGCGTAGAAGCTATCCTTGCCGATGCCTGTACGGACCGTCACTTGAGCTCCCGCAGGAGAAGCATCAACAGCGTGCAGGTGGCCTTCGCGGATCTCGAGAGTTCCGTTCCGGAGCTCAGCTTCAATGATGTCGGCGATTGGCGGGGCCATGCGGTGGCGTACCACTTCCCACCTACGCTGGAGATGACGGCGGAAACGCTTCTGTTCCTCAATCGGAAGACGTAACCACAAGTCATTCGTCGTCTCACGGAGGCTGTCTATGGCCGCTCTCCATTCGGCGCTGTTTCGAATCGCAGTCCGCAGAGCGCGGAGATACGCGACGCAGGTTGCGGGTGTACTCAGTGGAATTGCGGTTGTATTCAGAGGGCTGTAGTCCTCATGTCTATTCGGAAAGACGCCGTGACGGGATACGGCAATGATCTTTCCCCTGTGGCCTCGCTCACGCAATCTGAGCAGAACGTCAACGCCTGTAAGACCTGTTCCGACGAGAGCCACAGGCTCACACGGACCCAATCGTGCATAGGTTTCTGATAACCATGCATTGTTGTGATACAAGCCAGACTCAGTTGCGGCTTTCGTGATTCCGGGAAGGGGAGCAGGATCGAAGTTTCCAGTTGCAAGAACGATCAGATCGGCCCGGAGTTCGCACCCGTTATCCAGCGTCAGGACGGCGCCGGCGTCATACGGCTGAAGATCGGTAACCGTTGCAATCTCGTGCCTGAGTCCGGTCGTCGTTGCCAGGAGAGACTGGATGTATCGGCCAAAGACAGCTCGTGGCGCAAAGGTTTTTTCGGTTGCTGCGGAGTCATGATTCTTGCGCAGCCAGTTGAGAAAATGATCTGGCTGATCTGGCAGTGCGCTGATCTTTCCTGCCGGAACATTGAGCAGATGACGCAGGCTGGGCGTCGAATAGGCCAAGCCAAGGCCGAGATCAGGTCGCCGGTCGATGATGATGAGTCGGGCTTGTGTTCTTTGCCGAATAAGATGGAAAGCTGTAAGTGCCCCGCTTACTCCACCCCCTATGATTGCGATTGTCCTGGTTAGTTCGTTCGATGTCGTCATAATACTTCGACATTAGGTGGAACTCTGCACCGATGGAATTCGCAAATTCTAATACGGTATAGGCGATGCTTTTCTATGTGGCTTGCGCTTATCGGGTATCAGTATTACTACTTGGACGCGGCGGC
This genomic window contains:
- a CDS encoding FAD/NAD(P)-binding protein, producing the protein MTTSNELTRTIAIIGGGVSGALTAFHLIRQRTQARLIIIDRRPDLGLGLAYSTPSLRHLLNVPAGKISALPDQPDHFLNWLRKNHDSAATEKTFAPRAVFGRYIQSLLATTTGLRHEIATVTDLQPYDAGAVLTLDNGCELRADLIVLATGNFDPAPLPGITKAATESGLYHNNAWLSETYARLGPCEPVALVGTGLTGVDVLLRLRERGHRGKIIAVSRHGVFPNRHEDYSPLNTTAIPLSTPATCVAYLRALRTAIRNSAEWRAAIDSLRETTNDLWLRLPIEEQKRFRRHLQRRWEVVRHRMAPPIADIIEAELRNGTLEIREGHLHAVDASPAGAQVTVRTGIGKDSFYADRVINCTGPSMNYRRTSSTLLHNLFEKGLVIPGPLGAGFHCAENGALIDASGQASETIFNLGPGRLGDLLESIAIPEIRQQAVDLAFTLKARLSQQSAHAQEIETDIPTTDAVGEWVAA